CCGTCCGGCAGATGGTGGAGCGCCTCGGCGTGCGGCTCGCGGTGAACTTCCACGGCATCCCCATGGGCGTCCCGCACACCCGCCCCGTCGGCCTGACCCCGCACGGCAACCGCACCGACCTCATGCCCGGCCACCGCAGCCCCTTCGACGAGGCCCAGGTGCCCGGCAGCGCCGAGTCCCTGCTCGAGTTCCGGCTGACGGAGGCCGGGCACGACACGCTCGGCGTCGCCGCGCACGTGCCGCACTACGTCGCCCGCTCGGCCTACCCGGACGCCGCGCTGACCGCCCTGGAGGCGATCACCGCCGCGACCGGTCTGGTCCTGCCCGGTGTGGCGCACGCCCTGCGGACCGAGGCGCAGCGCACCCAGACCGAGATCGAGCGCCAGATCGGCGAGGGGGACGAGGAGCTCGTGTCCCTGGTCCAGGGCCTCGAGCACCAGTACGACGCCATGGCCGGCGCCGAGACCCGTGGCAACCTGGTCGCCGAGCCCGTCGACCTGCCGTCCGCGGACGAGATCGGCCGCGAGTTCGAGCGCTTCCTCGCGGAACGCGAGGGCGAGGCCTGAGCCGCCCCATGCCTGAGGGCCCCAAGCCCGAGTTGCCCCAGCCTGGGACGCCTCTGCCTGAGGCGCCCCAGGCCTGAGGGCCCCGTTCACCCGGTCGCACACCCCCGTCTAAGCTGCCGCTCATGCTGAAAGTGGGCCTCACCGGCGGAATCGGCGCCGGCAAGAGCGAAGTGTCGCGGCTGTTCGTCTCGTACGGGGCCGTACTGATCGACGCCGACAAGATCGCCCGGGAGGTCGTCGAGCCCGGCACCCCCGGTCTCGCGGCGATCGTCGAGGCGTTCGGCGAGGGCGTCCTCACCGCCGAGGGCACCCTGGACCGGCCGAAGCTCGGCTCGCTGGTCTTCGCCGACGCCGAGCGGCTGGCCACGCTCAACGCCATCGTCCACCCGCTGGTCGGCGCCCGATCGGCGGAGCTGGAGCGACTGGCCGGCCCGGAGGACGTCGTCGTCCACGACGTGCCGCTGCTCGCCGAGAACGGCCTCGCCCCGCTGTACGACCTCGTGGTCGTCGTCGACGCGTCCGCCGGGACCCGGCTCGACCGGCTGGTCCGGATCCGGGGCATGTCGGAGGAGGAGGCCCGGAACCGGATGGCCGCCCAGGCCACCGCCGAGCAGCGGCGTGCCGTCGCCGATCTCGTCATCGACAACGACGGGCCGCTGGACGCGCTGGAGCCGCAGGTCCGCAAGGTCTGGGAGCAGCTGCGGGAACGGGCCGCGGAAAGCCGGTAGGCCGCCGCACCTTCGCGCGCCGAACGGGGTAGGGATCGTGGCGGGCCGGGCGGTGCCGCGTACGGAATACCGCCGCCGGACCGGACGTTGCACCACCCGGAGCGAGGGAAGGATGTCAGCGTGGCCCAACCGAACCCGGAGACCCACGTCATCGCCTTCCGCGCGGCCGAGCAGTTGCTCGACGCTCGGGACCCGCGCGGCGCGATCAAGCTGCTCGACACCGTCATCGCCGCCCATCCCGAGAGCCGGTCGGCCCGTCTCCTGCGGGCGCGCGCCTATTTCGCGTCCGCGCAACTGAGGGCGGCGGAGCGCGAGTTCCAGCACATCGTGGACCGCGAGCCGGACAACGCCTTCGCGCACTTCGCGCTCGCCCGCACCTTCCAGCGCGCCGGACGACCGGAGCAGGCGACCCGGCACTTCCGGCTCGCGGCCGCGCTCGACCCCAAGCCCGAGTACCTGGAGAAGGCCGGGTTCGACACGGCGGAGTGAGTCACCGGCGCCGTCCGTCGCCGCCGTGGTCGGGTTCGTACGGGGGGATGTCGCGGCCCGGCTGGTAGTGCGCGCCCTGGTGGATGTGGCGCAGGACCATGACCATGTCGACGGCCACCACCACGAACAGCACCCCGCAGGCCGTCGCCCAGCCGGTGCTGCCGAGCAGCGCGAACACGGCCGTGCCGAAGGCGGCCCAGAGCAGACCCCATAGACTCAGCCAGAACCGCATCCGCAGC
This sequence is a window from Streptomyces sp. HUAS YS2. Protein-coding genes within it:
- the coaE gene encoding dephospho-CoA kinase, giving the protein MLKVGLTGGIGAGKSEVSRLFVSYGAVLIDADKIAREVVEPGTPGLAAIVEAFGEGVLTAEGTLDRPKLGSLVFADAERLATLNAIVHPLVGARSAELERLAGPEDVVVHDVPLLAENGLAPLYDLVVVVDASAGTRLDRLVRIRGMSEEEARNRMAAQATAEQRRAVADLVIDNDGPLDALEPQVRKVWEQLRERAAESR
- a CDS encoding tetratricopeptide repeat protein — protein: MAQPNPETHVIAFRAAEQLLDARDPRGAIKLLDTVIAAHPESRSARLLRARAYFASAQLRAAEREFQHIVDREPDNAFAHFALARTFQRAGRPEQATRHFRLAAALDPKPEYLEKAGFDTAE
- a CDS encoding DUF6343 family protein yields the protein MRTGNEPVTARSPLRMRFWLSLWGLLWAAFGTAVFALLGSTGWATACGVLFVVVAVDMVMVLRHIHQGAHYQPGRDIPPYEPDHGGDGRRR
- a CDS encoding PAC2 family protein; this encodes MLDPQDLYEWDAKGLAVVDMALAQESAGLVMLYHFDGYIDAGEAGEQIVDRILDTLPHQVVARFDHDRLVDYRARRPLLTFRRDRWTAYETPAIEVRLVQDATGAPFLMLSGPEPDVEWERFALAVRQMVERLGVRLAVNFHGIPMGVPHTRPVGLTPHGNRTDLMPGHRSPFDEAQVPGSAESLLEFRLTEAGHDTLGVAAHVPHYVARSAYPDAALTALEAITAATGLVLPGVAHALRTEAQRTQTEIERQIGEGDEELVSLVQGLEHQYDAMAGAETRGNLVAEPVDLPSADEIGREFERFLAEREGEA